Proteins encoded in a region of the Pirellulaceae bacterium genome:
- a CDS encoding lamin tail domain-containing protein, translating to MKRSITNNSRIRKQIKSRQLSVESLETRALLAADLIISEFMASNRGTLNDDDRESSDWIEIFNQGSETQQLEGWHLTDENAELEKWTFPATSLAPKEHLIVFASGKDRTTKELHTNFRLSSDGDFLALVEPDGQTIASQYAPEFPEQQTDISYGVRMSGGDRFLVAATSPAQFLVPQDASLGLDWTQPGFAPDETWVTGAKAGIGFEVNSGFAADIQTDVSAQMAGVNASIYVRIPFEVDNPGQLDVLKLRAKFDDGFIAYLNGNIISAENAPFFGTYNSVAESERNNAAAVEFEEFDLARSIRHLQPGTNVLALQGINIEASNDDFLLVPELVTDGFNVFVDETGFFSNPTPGELNPDRFSLAPRIHNISHVPAQPTATDSLFVTAEVDQTINEISGVTLVYRVMYEDEVSINMVDDGSGADAVAADGIYTGLIPAATAQVGEMLRYAILATDSADDQSRSPRILDTSGTDRSEEYYGTVVGPTIDSDLPVIQWFAERESRARGRGGSRASVYYQGEFYDNIFVRQRGGATNGNSQKFNFNDDHPFFVNDKLGRVQEFNMNAQGSDPSYLRQVMAFESYRDAGNPAAESFLMLMRVNGGRDRVGVFIEQADQDYLARQGFDPDGAIYKFVQRSNLNPVFSDTTTGVEKKTRLDEGKEDIQVVVNGLSKGSNEDRSLSVFDHFNLATLMNYLAVRSITMDADDVRKNFYLYRDTEGTGQWTPLPWDKDWTFGIEGDGGPELSHPFFGDEIHRKPNANQWNRLYEAVFTHPVLSQMYLRRLRTVMDQLLQPPGTSNQDGRYEQRINELLETARSELSSSAVRQADSIRSFLDKRRTTLYLDHSIDKLMTSEIKVLVPEFSAASYLVPGDNSLGTDWTKVDFNDSQWSGGTTGIGFSGDDDFDGLIRTEVSLQEASDDGTSVYLRLPFNVDDPAAVAALTLQMKYDDGFVAYLNGTEVHQQNTRTAGTQSYNSKARSHRDSAAVIFENFTISGFLDKLQPGENILAIQAMNSSHTSSDMLMLPVLIDGVIADGSAAGVPHEQIGNAPLTFGTVVHNPTSGNQDEEYIEITNPLDTAVDISGWKVRGGVEYTFRPGTVIPAEASLFVSPDVKSFLTRTTGPRGGQGLVLHGNYQGHLSNFGEILELVAADDSVIASTTTPAEPTDAQRYLRLSEINYHPADVTEATEFVELVNISESITLNLAGITITDGPSEPYVFAANQLLAPGEHLVVARDVAAFTAAYPGIDAAGPYVGSLDNGGERIKIADANGSTILEFEYSDNALWPQRSDGAGASLELVDPVNTAVDQLGEAGAWRGSADFGGSPGSNGLAPAGIVINEVLSNTDLVGELDTIELLNRTLETIDLSGWWLSDSANNLTKYQLPPNSVLAAGEYLVLTEQQFNQDPDSGFALNGSEGDEVWLIIADANGNPTTFVDDVQFGPARPNETFGRVPNGTGRLTPMEQASVGASNQAARVGPVVISELNYNPGDFPAALLEIDPSLNQGDLEYIEISNPTNAAIDLKSWRLRGDVDFNFDSSLSVAAGQAVVVVSFNPEKLGNGSKSEAFRSHYGLDESVVIVGGYSGQLSDRGQRVQLQRPDLTAAPINYSFEDEVTYADSDPWPVSADGLGDSLQRVAMTDFGNAASSWRADQPNPGSVNIRSADLNQDGMVDEADIQTFCAGLSIQNLEFDFDGDGDVDRDDEAEYIQGMLGTDYGDANLDGLFNSGDLVAVFQAGEYEDGITLNSTWSEGDWNCDGEFDSQDFVVAFAAGGYQSDSVPAATMLDLSQIAATKTGLLPSLPSNSTSKDARNTPLRAGNQRMAVELHDAAFASSLFDEEDISWQERQQVEVSDKLVDPMLNSDFNRNQI from the coding sequence TTGAAGCGATCCATCACCAACAACAGCCGAATTCGCAAGCAAATCAAATCTCGCCAGCTTTCCGTCGAATCATTAGAAACCAGAGCGTTACTGGCAGCCGATCTGATTATTTCGGAATTCATGGCGAGTAATCGGGGTACGCTCAACGATGACGACCGCGAATCGTCTGACTGGATCGAGATTTTCAATCAGGGATCTGAAACGCAGCAACTCGAAGGCTGGCATCTCACCGATGAAAATGCAGAGTTAGAGAAATGGACGTTTCCCGCCACATCACTTGCTCCCAAAGAGCATTTAATTGTGTTTGCCAGCGGTAAAGATCGTACTACAAAAGAATTGCACACGAATTTCCGTTTGTCATCGGACGGCGATTTCTTGGCCTTGGTCGAACCCGACGGACAAACCATCGCATCCCAATACGCACCCGAATTCCCTGAGCAGCAGACAGACATTTCCTATGGTGTTCGCATGTCAGGCGGCGATCGATTTCTCGTCGCTGCAACATCACCGGCACAGTTTTTGGTTCCACAGGACGCATCCCTGGGGTTGGATTGGACCCAGCCTGGCTTTGCCCCGGATGAAACTTGGGTTACCGGTGCGAAGGCTGGAATCGGCTTCGAAGTCAATTCTGGATTTGCGGCAGACATTCAAACAGATGTCAGCGCTCAAATGGCAGGTGTTAATGCAAGCATCTACGTTCGGATTCCTTTTGAAGTGGACAATCCGGGTCAACTTGATGTCCTGAAACTGCGTGCGAAGTTCGACGACGGCTTTATCGCCTATTTGAATGGAAACATCATCAGTGCCGAGAATGCACCGTTCTTCGGCACTTACAATTCGGTCGCGGAATCGGAACGAAACAATGCTGCCGCGGTTGAATTCGAGGAATTCGATTTGGCGAGATCGATTCGTCATCTCCAGCCGGGCACCAACGTCCTCGCCTTGCAGGGCATCAATATTGAAGCGAGCAACGACGACTTCCTCTTGGTTCCCGAATTGGTCACAGACGGCTTTAATGTGTTTGTGGACGAGACAGGATTCTTTAGTAATCCAACACCAGGCGAATTGAACCCCGATCGTTTTTCATTAGCACCAAGAATCCACAATATTTCGCACGTGCCCGCGCAACCGACAGCCACCGACTCATTGTTTGTCACCGCCGAGGTGGACCAGACGATCAACGAGATTTCAGGTGTAACACTCGTGTACCGCGTGATGTATGAGGATGAAGTTTCGATCAACATGGTCGATGATGGCTCGGGCGCGGATGCGGTCGCCGCAGATGGAATCTACACAGGGTTGATTCCCGCAGCGACAGCTCAAGTCGGCGAAATGCTTCGATACGCAATTCTCGCTACTGATAGCGCCGACGATCAATCCCGGTCGCCACGAATTCTGGATACGTCGGGCACTGATCGCTCGGAAGAATATTACGGTACGGTCGTGGGCCCGACGATTGATAGTGATCTACCCGTGATCCAATGGTTCGCAGAAAGGGAGTCGCGAGCCCGCGGCCGAGGCGGATCAAGAGCGTCTGTCTATTATCAAGGCGAGTTCTACGACAACATTTTTGTCCGCCAACGGGGCGGCGCCACGAATGGCAATTCACAAAAATTCAACTTCAATGACGACCACCCGTTCTTTGTGAACGACAAGCTAGGGCGCGTGCAAGAGTTTAATATGAACGCTCAAGGCTCAGATCCTAGCTACCTGCGGCAGGTGATGGCGTTCGAGTCATACCGAGATGCGGGCAACCCGGCTGCCGAATCATTCTTGATGCTGATGCGAGTCAATGGAGGGCGCGACCGAGTCGGTGTCTTTATCGAGCAAGCCGACCAAGACTACTTGGCACGCCAAGGGTTCGATCCGGATGGTGCCATCTACAAATTTGTCCAACGCAGCAACTTAAATCCGGTGTTTTCTGATACCACAACGGGCGTCGAGAAGAAGACGCGTTTAGACGAAGGAAAAGAGGATATCCAGGTCGTGGTCAACGGATTGAGCAAGGGATCCAACGAAGATCGATCCTTGTCCGTCTTCGACCACTTCAATCTCGCGACGCTGATGAATTACCTTGCAGTGCGATCAATCACGATGGACGCTGATGATGTTCGCAAAAACTTCTACCTCTATCGCGATACCGAAGGAACGGGGCAATGGACGCCATTGCCTTGGGACAAAGACTGGACATTCGGGATCGAGGGTGACGGGGGCCCGGAATTGTCGCACCCCTTCTTCGGTGATGAAATCCATCGCAAACCAAACGCCAACCAATGGAATCGCTTGTACGAAGCCGTTTTCACGCATCCAGTACTCAGTCAAATGTACCTGCGACGATTGCGAACGGTGATGGATCAACTCTTGCAACCGCCCGGAACCTCCAACCAAGATGGACGATACGAACAGCGAATCAACGAACTGTTGGAAACAGCCCGTTCTGAGCTGTCATCCAGTGCCGTGCGGCAGGCCGATTCAATTCGCAGTTTCCTCGACAAGAGACGGACAACTCTCTATCTCGACCATAGCATCGACAAATTGATGACGAGTGAAATCAAAGTGCTGGTGCCCGAGTTCTCTGCAGCATCCTACTTGGTTCCTGGCGATAACTCCCTGGGTACCGATTGGACGAAGGTCGACTTTAACGACAGTCAATGGAGCGGTGGAACGACCGGGATTGGTTTCTCGGGCGATGATGACTTCGACGGTTTGATTCGTACGGAGGTGAGCCTCCAGGAAGCGAGTGACGATGGCACCTCCGTCTACCTGCGTCTTCCTTTCAACGTTGATGATCCCGCAGCCGTAGCAGCACTCACCCTTCAGATGAAGTATGACGATGGTTTTGTCGCCTACCTGAATGGAACGGAAGTCCACCAACAAAACACGCGTACCGCGGGAACCCAATCCTATAATTCAAAAGCACGCTCACATCGCGATTCAGCGGCAGTTATATTCGAAAACTTCACAATCAGTGGCTTCTTAGACAAACTGCAGCCGGGCGAGAATATCCTGGCCATTCAAGCGATGAATTCATCGCACACCAGTTCTGACATGTTGATGCTGCCTGTTCTTATCGACGGTGTCATCGCCGACGGCAGTGCCGCCGGAGTCCCTCACGAGCAAATTGGCAACGCGCCGCTTACGTTTGGCACCGTCGTGCACAATCCAACCAGTGGTAATCAAGACGAAGAATACATCGAAATCACCAACCCGCTGGACACGGCCGTTGACATCTCTGGGTGGAAAGTGCGAGGCGGTGTGGAGTACACATTCCGCCCCGGAACGGTCATTCCAGCTGAGGCCTCACTGTTCGTGTCGCCCGACGTGAAGTCGTTCCTGACGCGCACCACCGGCCCACGGGGTGGTCAGGGATTGGTCCTACACGGCAATTACCAGGGACACCTTTCCAACTTTGGAGAAATACTTGAATTGGTCGCGGCCGACGACTCCGTTATCGCATCGACCACAACTCCAGCAGAACCCACGGACGCACAGCGTTATCTGCGTTTGAGCGAAATCAACTACCATCCGGCGGATGTTACCGAAGCAACCGAGTTCGTTGAGTTGGTCAACATCAGCGAATCCATTACGCTCAACCTGGCGGGTATCACGATTACAGACGGACCGTCTGAACCCTACGTGTTTGCAGCAAACCAATTGCTGGCGCCGGGCGAGCATCTGGTCGTCGCCCGTGACGTCGCTGCATTCACTGCCGCTTATCCAGGGATCGATGCAGCAGGCCCCTACGTCGGCTCGCTCGACAATGGCGGAGAACGCATCAAAATTGCCGACGCCAACGGCAGTACGATTCTCGAATTTGAATACAGCGACAATGCACTCTGGCCGCAACGGAGTGACGGAGCCGGCGCATCACTCGAGCTAGTCGACCCCGTCAATACGGCTGTTGATCAGCTGGGAGAAGCTGGCGCATGGCGAGGAAGCGCTGATTTTGGCGGTTCCCCCGGAAGCAACGGTTTGGCGCCCGCCGGTATCGTGATCAATGAAGTACTCTCCAATACCGATCTAGTCGGTGAGCTCGATACCATCGAGCTGTTGAATCGAACGCTAGAAACGATTGATCTGAGTGGTTGGTGGCTCAGTGATTCCGCTAACAATCTCACAAAATACCAACTGCCACCCAACTCCGTTCTGGCTGCGGGTGAATACTTGGTGTTGACCGAACAACAGTTCAATCAAGATCCCGACTCCGGTTTCGCATTGAACGGTTCAGAAGGTGATGAAGTCTGGCTGATCATTGCTGACGCCAACGGCAATCCAACGACCTTTGTCGATGACGTCCAGTTTGGTCCCGCTCGTCCCAATGAAACATTCGGACGTGTTCCCAATGGAACGGGCCGTTTAACGCCGATGGAACAGGCCTCGGTCGGGGCTTCCAATCAGGCAGCTCGCGTCGGCCCCGTGGTGATATCCGAACTCAACTACAATCCGGGCGATTTCCCAGCTGCTTTGCTGGAAATTGATCCATCACTGAACCAGGGCGATCTGGAATACATCGAAATCTCTAACCCCACCAATGCCGCCATCGACCTCAAGTCTTGGCGCCTACGTGGGGATGTCGACTTCAACTTCGATAGCAGCCTGAGTGTGGCAGCCGGTCAGGCGGTTGTCGTCGTGTCATTTAATCCAGAAAAACTAGGGAACGGTTCGAAATCCGAAGCTTTCCGAAGCCACTATGGCCTGGATGAAAGCGTCGTAATTGTTGGTGGCTACTCAGGTCAGTTAAGCGACCGTGGACAACGCGTCCAACTTCAACGACCCGACTTGACCGCCGCACCAATCAATTACTCCTTTGAAGACGAAGTCACTTATGCTGACAGCGACCCCTGGCCAGTGTCCGCCGACGGGCTCGGAGATTCATTGCAGCGAGTTGCGATGACCGATTTTGGTAACGCTGCATCCTCTTGGCGAGCCGATCAACCGAACCCAGGAAGTGTCAACATCCGATCCGCCGATCTAAATCAAGATGGCATGGTCGATGAAGCAGATATCCAAACGTTTTGCGCGGGGCTTTCGATCCAAAATCTCGAGTTCGACTTCGACGGTGACGGTGACGTGGATCGAGACGATGAGGCAGAATATATCCAAGGGATGCTGGGAACAGATTATGGAGACGCAAATCTCGATGGCCTGTTCAATTCAGGAGATTTGGTAGCCGTCTTCCAAGCAGGTGAATACGAAGACGGGATTACCCTTAATTCAACCTGGTCCGAAGGCGATTGGAATTGCGATGGCGAGTTCGATTCGCAAGATTTTGTCGTCGCATTCGCCGCAGGTGGCTACCAGAGCGATTCCGTCCCCGCAGCGACAATGCTGGATCTTTCTCAAATTGCAGCCACAAAAACCGGCCTGCTACCGAGCTTGCCGTCGAATTCGACGTCGAAGGATGCTCGCAATACACCGCTCAGGGCCGGCAACCAGCGAATGGCTGTTGAACTCCACGATGCGGCATTCGCATCCAGCTTGTTTGATGAAGAGGACATTTCTTGGCAAGAACGACAACAAGTGGAGGTGAGTGACAAACTGGTCGATCCCATGCTCAACTCGGATTTCAACCGGAATCAAATTTAA
- a CDS encoding PAC2 family protein, with protein MNENSIDALKITECPKMKDGTLVLSFSGWMDGGDVSTGTVQRLVDLLEARQVAHIDPEPFYIYNFPGSMEVSALFRPHIEIESGIIKSFDLPTNSFYCDEESKLMLFVGKEPNLQWHSFADCLLTFTHQAGIKRILFVGSFGGAVPHTREPRLYITCSNPDSLHEMEKYGLRKTDYEGPGSFTSYLMTQAKAEDLRMDSIVAEIPGYLQGTNPMSIEAVTRRLAKILQLPLDIDSLRSVSTEWELEVSSAIEDNDELSEQVRQLENEYDTDLLEQEN; from the coding sequence ATGAACGAAAACTCAATCGATGCACTTAAGATCACCGAATGCCCCAAGATGAAGGACGGAACCCTCGTACTGTCTTTCAGCGGATGGATGGATGGCGGTGATGTTTCTACCGGAACGGTCCAGCGCCTTGTCGATTTGCTCGAAGCGAGACAAGTCGCTCACATCGACCCCGAACCCTTCTATATCTACAACTTCCCCGGATCCATGGAGGTTTCTGCACTCTTCCGACCTCATATCGAGATCGAATCGGGGATCATCAAGTCGTTCGACTTGCCTACCAACAGTTTTTACTGCGATGAAGAGTCAAAGCTCATGCTGTTCGTTGGTAAAGAACCCAACCTACAGTGGCACTCGTTCGCCGATTGCCTGTTGACGTTTACGCATCAGGCTGGAATCAAGCGAATTTTGTTCGTCGGATCGTTCGGCGGAGCAGTGCCCCATACTCGCGAACCACGACTCTACATCACCTGCTCAAATCCCGATTCGCTGCATGAAATGGAAAAATACGGGCTCCGCAAAACGGATTACGAAGGCCCCGGCTCCTTCACAAGCTATCTAATGACGCAGGCGAAGGCTGAGGACTTGCGAATGGATTCGATCGTCGCCGAAATCCCCGGATACCTACAAGGCACGAATCCAATGAGCATTGAAGCCGTCACGCGCCGGTTGGCCAAGATCCTGCAACTGCCCCTCGATATCGATTCACTCCGCTCGGTGTCGACCGAATGGGAGCTGGAGGTATCCAGTGCCATCGAGGACAACGATGAACTTTCCGAACAAGTACGCCAACTCGAAAATGAATACGACACGGATCTGCTCGAACAAGAGAACTAA
- a CDS encoding PEP-CTERM sorting domain-containing protein (PEP-CTERM proteins occur, often in large numbers, in the proteomes of bacteria that also encode an exosortase, a predicted intramembrane cysteine proteinase. The presence of a PEP-CTERM domain at a protein's C-terminus predicts cleavage within the sorting domain, followed by covalent anchoring to some some component of the (usually Gram-negative) cell surface. Many PEP-CTERM proteins exhibit an unusual sequence composition that includes large numbers of potential glycosylation sites. Expression of one such protein has been shown restore the ability of a bacterium to form floc, a type of biofilm.), whose product MKHLVKSIVVLSLVLMATHALHAQVASVSVTAAFAPNGRPTSGGSASPSWPGYVVNATNALRGQSPALDDRDVDPAAYEAVLTPISTLEMIYTDFNSWRSSAAPSSTWDQLPAAFDQEKGNRIHFGVQIATDGTTDFALHDLSWALDSTDETDYFDQVGTFAGANYSNTRIGINYGPDHLPGGGDDIIYDNGQDGGLKVNEFTYVGVGDGFLSQEPAPVTNNADIDATLRTLLEACVDCTFDFSATYTLNTGNGAQPVIGRDTIEIYIEPGFGSDFNRNFRLDSGDLDMLTRQVADGSTDIYFDLDRVDENITFNDIQIAVKDLHYTYFGDANDNGVFNSSDLVSVFVAGLYGTGPTEAAVWSTGDWNGDGEFSSTDLVIAMQDGGYDQGPRPPQGAAVVVPEPSAGLLTLLGLVALIYSRRRSS is encoded by the coding sequence ATGAAACATCTTGTGAAATCCATCGTGGTGCTATCACTTGTGTTGATGGCCACCCACGCATTACACGCCCAAGTTGCAAGCGTAAGTGTTACAGCTGCGTTTGCTCCCAATGGTCGACCAACAAGTGGCGGTAGTGCTTCGCCCAGCTGGCCCGGCTATGTAGTCAATGCCACCAACGCACTCCGTGGACAATCGCCGGCCCTAGACGATCGAGACGTCGATCCAGCGGCCTACGAAGCGGTTCTCACTCCGATCAGCACTTTAGAGATGATTTACACCGACTTCAACTCATGGCGATCTTCCGCAGCACCTTCGTCGACCTGGGATCAGCTCCCTGCTGCATTCGACCAAGAGAAAGGCAATCGAATTCACTTCGGTGTACAAATCGCGACGGATGGCACCACTGACTTCGCACTTCATGATCTCAGTTGGGCACTCGACAGTACCGACGAGACCGACTACTTCGATCAAGTCGGAACGTTTGCTGGTGCTAATTACTCCAACACGCGAATCGGTATCAACTACGGTCCCGACCATCTTCCTGGTGGTGGCGACGACATCATCTATGACAATGGCCAAGACGGTGGCTTGAAGGTCAACGAGTTCACCTACGTTGGAGTCGGTGATGGTTTTCTCTCGCAAGAGCCAGCTCCCGTCACGAACAACGCCGACATTGATGCAACGTTGCGAACGTTGCTCGAAGCCTGCGTCGACTGCACTTTCGATTTCTCCGCAACCTACACGCTGAACACCGGAAATGGTGCTCAACCAGTAATCGGTCGCGACACGATTGAGATTTACATCGAACCCGGATTTGGAAGTGACTTCAATCGCAACTTCCGTTTGGACAGCGGTGACCTCGACATGCTGACGCGACAAGTTGCTGATGGATCGACTGACATTTACTTTGATCTTGATCGAGTCGATGAAAACATCACGTTCAACGACATCCAGATTGCCGTCAAAGATTTGCACTACACCTATTTTGGCGATGCCAACGACAACGGTGTATTTAACAGCAGTGACTTGGTCAGTGTCTTCGTCGCGGGACTTTACGGCACCGGCCCCACGGAAGCCGCTGTCTGGTCGACGGGTGACTGGAACGGTGATGGAGAGTTCAGCTCAACGGACTTGGTGATTGCCATGCAAGATGGTGGCTATGATCAGGGCCCACGGCCACCACAAGGTGCCGCCGTTGTTGTTCCAGAACCGAGTGCTGGTTTGCTCACGCTGTTGGGCCTTGTTGCCCTGATCTACTCACGACGCCGCAGCTCCTAG
- a CDS encoding DUF1501 domain-containing protein — MNPIEQYQLQLTRRSLLANGSRALGAAALASLSQGSSLPAAGSVGGALGAPHFAPRAKSVIYLFFSGGPSHIDMFDFKPAIRKVHGTELPDSIRNGQRITGMTSGQKSFPCVAPMFQFKRYGDHGTYVSELLPHVGGIADEIAIVKSVNTEAINHDPAITYINTGTQQVGKPSMGAWVSYGLGSPNANLPSYLVMISKGRGQSQALYSRLWGSGFLPSKHQGVKLRKGKDPVLYLRNPEGIDSGMRRRMLDRLSKINADHYREFGDPETEARIAQYEMAFRMQTSVPDLTDLSDEPEHLFDLYGADSRKPGSFARNCMIARRLVERGVPFIQLFHRGWDQHGNLPNLIRKQCEDVDQPAAALVRDLKQRGLLNQTVVVCGGEFGRTIYSQGKLTENNHGRDHHGRCFTTWLAGGGIRPGIEHGETDDYCYNIVRDPVHIRDLNATILHQLGVDHNRLTFRYQGLDQRLTGVEPARVVSEILS; from the coding sequence GTGAATCCTATCGAACAGTATCAATTACAGCTCACGAGACGTAGCCTGCTGGCAAATGGTTCTCGAGCGTTGGGCGCTGCCGCCCTGGCTTCGTTATCTCAGGGGAGTAGCCTGCCAGCAGCAGGTTCTGTCGGCGGAGCACTCGGTGCGCCTCATTTTGCACCTCGCGCAAAAAGCGTCATTTATTTGTTTTTCTCGGGTGGCCCCTCGCACATCGACATGTTTGACTTCAAGCCAGCCATCCGCAAAGTGCATGGTACGGAATTGCCGGACTCAATCCGAAATGGGCAAAGAATCACTGGCATGACTTCAGGGCAAAAGTCCTTTCCTTGTGTTGCACCGATGTTCCAGTTCAAACGTTACGGAGATCACGGCACTTATGTGAGTGAGTTGCTCCCACACGTTGGTGGCATTGCCGATGAAATTGCAATTGTGAAATCGGTCAACACGGAAGCCATTAACCACGATCCTGCGATTACCTACATCAATACGGGCACTCAGCAGGTTGGCAAGCCGAGCATGGGAGCTTGGGTTAGTTATGGCTTGGGCAGTCCGAATGCCAATTTGCCATCCTACCTCGTGATGATTTCGAAAGGGCGGGGGCAAAGCCAAGCTCTCTATTCCCGCTTATGGGGCAGCGGATTCCTGCCATCAAAACATCAGGGCGTCAAGTTGCGAAAAGGCAAGGATCCGGTGTTGTACTTGCGGAATCCGGAGGGCATCGATTCGGGCATGCGTCGACGTATGCTCGATCGACTGTCGAAAATCAACGCCGATCACTATCGAGAATTTGGAGATCCAGAAACCGAGGCCCGGATCGCCCAGTATGAGATGGCTTTTCGTATGCAAACGTCGGTGCCGGATTTGACTGACCTCAGCGATGAACCGGAACACCTCTTCGACCTCTATGGTGCCGATTCGAGGAAACCCGGATCCTTTGCCAGAAACTGTATGATCGCTCGACGGCTTGTTGAGCGAGGGGTCCCTTTTATCCAGCTGTTCCATCGTGGATGGGACCAACACGGTAATTTGCCGAACCTCATTCGCAAACAGTGTGAGGATGTTGATCAGCCGGCTGCCGCTCTCGTACGCGATCTCAAGCAACGCGGTTTGCTGAATCAAACCGTAGTCGTTTGCGGTGGAGAGTTTGGCCGTACCATTTACTCACAAGGCAAGCTGACCGAAAATAATCATGGTCGAGATCACCATGGACGTTGCTTTACGACTTGGCTAGCCGGCGGCGGAATTCGGCCAGGAATCGAACACGGTGAGACGGATGATTATTGCTACAATATCGTTCGTGACCCGGTGCACATTCGCGATCTGAACGCAACGATCTTGCATCAGCTTGGCGTCGATCACAATCGCCTTACCTTTCGTTACCAGGGTCTTGACCAACGGTTGACAGGGGTCGAGCCTGCACGCGTGGTGAGCGAGATACTCAGCTGA